From the genome of Hathewaya histolytica, one region includes:
- a CDS encoding thiamine diphosphokinase, translating to MRSIIISGGKAPSLQLLKNYLKEEHFIIASDSGAEATLKYNLTPNMIVGDLDSISEDTYMYYLNKGCKFVRYSPEKDFTDTELAIEEAINIGSDEIILFGCTGTRLDHVLANLGLLVDYYERGININLIDDNNEVFVTQKPIKISGVKGKIFSLQAFRENVNKLTIKNAKYELLNHNLKAGSPLTVSNEFLDGEAYIGFESGTLLVILPRD from the coding sequence ATGAGAAGCATTATTATTTCAGGAGGTAAGGCACCATCTTTACAATTATTAAAAAATTATCTTAAAGAAGAACACTTTATAATTGCATCGGATTCAGGTGCTGAAGCAACCTTAAAATATAATTTAACACCAAACATGATTGTTGGAGATTTAGATTCTATATCTGAAGATACGTATATGTATTATTTAAATAAAGGTTGTAAGTTTGTTAGGTATAGTCCTGAAAAAGATTTTACTGATACTGAATTAGCTATAGAAGAAGCTATAAATATAGGTTCTGACGAAATAATATTATTTGGATGTACTGGAACAAGATTAGATCATGTACTAGCTAATCTTGGATTGTTGGTAGATTACTATGAGAGAGGTATAAATATAAATCTTATAGATGATAATAATGAGGTGTTTGTGACTCAGAAACCTATAAAGATAAGTGGTGTTAAGGGGAAGATATTTTCATTACAAGCTTTTAGGGAGAATGTAAATAAACTTACTATAAAAAATGCAAAATATGAACTTTTAAACCATAACTTGAAGGCAGGTTCTCCGCTTACAGTTTCTAATGAATTTTTAGATGGAGAAGCTTATATAGGATTTGAAAGTGGAACCTTACTTGTAATATTACCAAGAGATTAA
- the rpe gene encoding ribulose-phosphate 3-epimerase yields MKIAPSILSANFANLGEDVKNIEKYGADLVHIDVMDGRFVPNITFGMPIIKSIRAYSKLPFDVHLMIEEPSKYIDDFIEAGADIITIHYEADKHIDRTINYIKSKGVKAGIALNPGTPISNIIDLIPVLDMVLIMSVNPGFGGQKYIEYCSTKISELRKLSKKFNRKLWIEVDGGVTKDNIKNISQCGADIVVAGSAVFKNGEIEKNIRELKEALL; encoded by the coding sequence ATGAAAATTGCACCTTCTATATTATCTGCAAACTTTGCAAACTTAGGGGAAGATGTGAAAAATATCGAAAAATATGGAGCAGATTTAGTGCATATTGATGTTATGGATGGTAGATTTGTTCCCAATATAACTTTTGGAATGCCTATAATAAAGAGTATTAGAGCTTATTCTAAATTACCTTTTGATGTTCATCTTATGATAGAGGAACCATCAAAATACATAGATGATTTTATAGAAGCTGGTGCTGATATTATAACTATACACTATGAAGCTGATAAACATATAGATAGAACTATAAATTATATCAAAAGTAAGGGAGTTAAGGCTGGAATAGCATTAAACCCTGGAACGCCTATAAGCAATATAATAGATTTGATTCCAGTATTAGATATGGTTTTAATTATGTCTGTAAACCCTGGATTTGGAGGGCAAAAGTATATAGAGTACTGTTCTACTAAAATATCAGAACTAAGAAAGTTAAGTAAAAAATTTAATAGAAAGCTTTGGATTGAAGTTGACGGTGGGGTAACTAAAGATAATATAAAAAATATATCACAATGTGGTGCTGATATTGTAGTAGCTGGTTCAGCTGTATTTAAAAATGGAGAAATTGAAAAAAATATAAGAGAGTTGAAAGAGGCTTTATTATAA
- the rsgA gene encoding ribosome small subunit-dependent GTPase A: MEGIIVKGVGGLYTVKVKDEFYQCKARGKFRFNKYTPMVGDRVCIKIENGGTTIEKIYDRASELIRPFVANVTQAFVVFTLKNPEVNFDLLNRFLILSEYNNLKITLCLNKIDLIDFSDENNKRFIEILKSIGYDLIFINAKEGKGIAEFKSKVEDNISVFCGPSGVGKSTILNAILGKEHMETGEISEKLKRGKHTTRHAELIEYEGGFLLDTPGFSSISTDFMNIEELKECFPEFKGYAGQCKFSNCMHHKEPGCIIKKSLEDGEISTERYEFYIKILQELQNLRRY; the protein is encoded by the coding sequence ATGGAAGGAATTATAGTAAAAGGTGTAGGTGGATTATACACAGTAAAAGTAAAAGATGAATTTTATCAGTGTAAGGCAAGAGGTAAGTTTAGATTCAATAAATACACACCTATGGTAGGAGATAGAGTATGTATAAAAATTGAAAATGGTGGAACAACCATAGAAAAAATCTACGATCGTGCATCAGAATTAATTAGACCATTTGTGGCTAATGTTACTCAGGCTTTTGTGGTTTTTACATTAAAAAATCCCGAAGTTAATTTTGATCTTCTAAATAGATTCTTAATTTTATCTGAATACAACAATCTTAAGATAACCCTTTGTTTAAATAAAATAGATCTTATAGATTTTTCAGATGAAAATAATAAAAGGTTTATAGAAATTCTCAAATCCATAGGATACGATTTAATATTTATAAATGCAAAAGAAGGAAAAGGAATAGCAGAGTTTAAAAGTAAGGTAGAAGACAATATATCTGTGTTTTGTGGACCTTCAGGAGTAGGTAAGTCTACTATTTTAAATGCTATACTTGGTAAAGAACACATGGAGACAGGGGAAATAAGTGAAAAGTTAAAAAGAGGTAAACATACTACAAGACATGCAGAGCTTATAGAGTATGAAGGGGGTTTCCTTTTGGATACTCCCGGATTCTCTTCTATAAGTACAGATTTTATGAACATAGAAGAGCTTAAGGAATGTTTTCCGGAGTTTAAAGGTTATGCCGGTCAATGTAAATTTTCAAACTGCATGCATCATAAGGAACCCGGATGTATCATTAAGAAAAGTTTAGAAGATGGTGAAATTTCTACTGAAAGATATGAATTTTATATAAAAATACTACAAGAATTACAAAATCTAAGGAGGTATTAA
- the pknB gene encoding Stk1 family PASTA domain-containing Ser/Thr kinase produces MIGNILGNRYEILQKIGEGGMSEVYKGRCNLLNRYVAIKILKREFVNDIEFVEKFKREATAVAALISNNIVSIYDVGTEDDINYIVMEIVEGKTLKELINEKGRLNINETLDIGVQIAKALECAHKNGIVHRDIKPQNILVTEEGIVKVTDFGIAKAMNSATITNTNKVMGSAHYFSPEQAKGTVVDFRTDIYSLGVVLYEMLVGKVPYDGDTPVAIALKHIQEPIIEPRVFNKSIPSNMNDLILKSMDKDLSKRYQSIKDMISDMNMIKNNSNYSLDQNVYNTAEFTRIMDPIDEKLLNTKIHNTDDISNLHNEVEEDNEDDYEDIMDDEDGFKEVSTSKKKILKNALIGLIVLLLGMGSAFGIKSMLSKESVNVPNIIGLTKAEAKDKIESKGLKFTVEKEEESDKPKDTVLDSNPKEGEKVDNGSEVKVTISKGNIGDIEVKDFRGLKFSEVEPMLDSLKLKLGDVKKEFNNSVPNGVIISQSLESGEKVKEGSTIDFVVSKGPKEKRVTVPSLSGKTLNQAQEILSSLGLKLSKGQEIKVGEPNKDGFIKSQQPESGSEIKEGNYITVEYYVFDKGLEFKNR; encoded by the coding sequence ATGATAGGTAATATATTAGGTAATAGATATGAAATTTTACAAAAAATTGGCGAAGGTGGAATGTCAGAAGTATATAAAGGTAGATGTAATCTACTAAATAGATATGTTGCAATTAAAATTTTAAAAAGAGAGTTCGTAAATGATATTGAGTTTGTAGAAAAATTTAAGAGAGAAGCTACGGCGGTGGCTGCGCTTATAAGTAATAATATAGTTAGTATCTATGATGTAGGAACGGAAGACGATATTAATTATATAGTAATGGAAATTGTAGAGGGTAAAACATTAAAAGAACTTATTAATGAAAAGGGAAGATTAAATATTAATGAGACATTAGATATAGGAGTTCAAATTGCTAAAGCTTTAGAATGTGCTCATAAAAATGGCATAGTTCATAGAGATATAAAACCTCAAAATATCCTTGTTACGGAAGAAGGAATAGTAAAAGTAACTGATTTCGGGATTGCTAAAGCAATGAATTCAGCAACAATAACTAATACAAATAAGGTTATGGGCTCTGCCCATTATTTTTCACCAGAGCAGGCAAAAGGAACTGTAGTAGATTTTAGAACAGATATATATTCTTTAGGTGTTGTTTTATATGAAATGCTAGTAGGAAAGGTTCCTTATGATGGAGATACTCCTGTAGCAATCGCTTTAAAACATATCCAAGAACCTATAATAGAACCGAGGGTCTTTAATAAAAGTATTCCTAGTAATATGAATGATTTAATTTTAAAAAGTATGGATAAAGATCTATCAAAGCGTTATCAGTCTATAAAAGATATGATTTCAGATATGAATATGATTAAAAATAATTCAAATTATAGTTTAGATCAAAATGTATACAATACTGCTGAATTTACAAGGATTATGGATCCTATTGATGAAAAATTATTAAATACTAAAATACATAATACTGATGATATTTCAAATCTTCATAATGAAGTAGAAGAAGATAATGAAGATGATTATGAAGATATCATGGATGATGAAGATGGTTTCAAGGAAGTTAGTACTAGTAAAAAGAAAATATTAAAAAATGCTTTAATTGGGCTTATTGTATTATTGCTTGGTATGGGTTCAGCATTTGGAATAAAGAGTATGTTATCTAAGGAAAGCGTAAATGTACCCAATATAATAGGGCTAACTAAAGCTGAGGCTAAGGATAAGATAGAATCTAAGGGGCTTAAATTTACTGTGGAAAAAGAAGAGGAAAGTGATAAACCAAAAGATACAGTTCTAGATTCTAACCCAAAAGAGGGTGAAAAGGTAGATAACGGTTCAGAAGTAAAAGTAACTATTAGTAAAGGAAATATTGGTGATATCGAAGTAAAAGATTTTAGAGGGCTGAAATTCTCAGAAGTTGAACCTATGCTTGATTCTTTGAAGTTAAAACTTGGAGATGTAAAAAAAGAATTTAATAATTCCGTTCCTAATGGAGTTATTATAAGTCAAAGTTTAGAAAGTGGAGAAAAAGTAAAAGAGGGTTCAACTATAGATTTTGTTGTAAGCAAAGGTCCAAAAGAGAAAAGAGTTACAGTACCGAGCCTTTCAGGTAAAACTTTAAACCAAGCCCAAGAAATATTATCTAGCTTAGGTCTTAAATTAAGTAAAGGTCAAGAAATAAAGGTTGGAGAGCCTAATAAGGATGGCTTCATTAAAAGTCAACAACCTGAATCAGGTTCTGAAATAAAGGAAGGAAATTATATAACTGTAGAATATTATGTTTTTGATAAGGGCTTAGAATTTAAAAATAGATAG
- a CDS encoding Stp1/IreP family PP2C-type Ser/Thr phosphatase, which translates to MVGIVSDIGNYRLVNEDAVGYFEDTNLRYYIVADGMGGHNAGEVASNIAVNHTINFIKEASLKNPIEYKDILKKAIEMANTQIYLLSKEKESYCGMGTTVTACLINNNKIYIANVGDSSCIVIKSDSNIEKITKDHSLVQELIDSGSITIEQALRHPNKNIITRALGTNEKVRIDIYEFDNIGFSKIILCSDGLTNGVSLEEISTIVTKYNPEVASKKLVELSKENGSKDNISVIVFEGADKNDR; encoded by the coding sequence TTGGTTGGCATAGTTTCTGATATAGGGAATTATAGATTAGTTAACGAGGATGCCGTTGGATATTTTGAAGACACTAATTTAAGATACTATATTGTAGCAGATGGTATGGGTGGACATAATGCTGGTGAAGTTGCAAGTAACATAGCAGTAAATCACACAATTAATTTTATTAAAGAAGCTTCTTTAAAAAATCCCATAGAGTATAAAGATATTCTAAAGAAGGCTATAGAAATGGCTAATACACAGATATATTTACTTTCTAAAGAAAAAGAAAGTTATTGTGGGATGGGAACTACTGTTACTGCATGTTTAATTAACAACAACAAAATATATATTGCTAATGTTGGAGATAGTTCTTGTATAGTTATAAAAAGTGATAGTAATATAGAAAAAATAACAAAAGATCATTCATTGGTTCAAGAGCTTATAGATAGTGGGAGTATTACTATTGAACAGGCCCTAAGGCATCCAAATAAAAATATAATAACAAGAGCTTTAGGAACTAATGAAAAAGTGAGAATAGATATATATGAATTCGATAACATAGGATTTTCTAAGATTATTTTGTGTAGTGATGGACTTACAAATGGAGTTTCCTTGGAGGAAATTTCAACTATTGTAACAAAATATAATCCAGAAGTAGCTAGCAAGAAACTTGTAGAGCTTAGCAAGGAAAATGGAAGTAAAGATAACATATCAGTAATTGTTTTTGAAGGAGCTGATAAAAATGATAGGTAA
- the rlmN gene encoding 23S rRNA (adenine(2503)-C(2))-methyltransferase RlmN codes for MNNILDFNLEELKIWMVDNGESSFRAKQVLDWIYKGVWDFNDMKNLSNAIKQKLKDNFKISIPKIVSNLKSTKDNTTKFLLAYDDGNLIETVVMKYKHGNCICVSTQIGCRMGCTFCASTLDGVVRNLSTGEIIAQILVAQKYIEERISNIVLMGSGEPLDNYNNVIKFIRLVSEKYTLNIGKRHITLSTCGIVPKIKDLADEETQITLAISLHAPTDFIRKQSMPIANKYSIKELIDICNYYIEKTGRRITFEYALIKNFNDRDIHAEELSKILKGLLCHVNLIPVNEVKEKNYERSDNDSIEKFKNILEKNKIQVTIRREMGSDINAACGQLRRSYLEKEI; via the coding sequence ATGAATAACATTTTAGATTTTAATTTAGAGGAACTCAAGATTTGGATGGTGGATAATGGAGAGAGTTCCTTTAGAGCAAAACAGGTTTTAGATTGGATATACAAGGGTGTATGGGATTTTAATGATATGAAAAATCTATCTAATGCTATAAAACAAAAATTAAAAGATAACTTTAAGATATCAATTCCTAAAATAGTAAGCAACTTAAAATCTACAAAAGACAATACAACGAAATTTCTACTTGCTTATGATGATGGAAATCTTATTGAAACAGTAGTTATGAAGTATAAACATGGGAACTGTATTTGCGTTTCTACTCAAATAGGATGTAGAATGGGGTGTACATTTTGTGCATCTACTTTAGACGGAGTAGTTAGAAATCTATCAACAGGAGAGATAATAGCACAGATTTTAGTGGCACAAAAATATATTGAAGAGAGAATTTCAAATATTGTATTAATGGGTAGTGGTGAGCCACTTGATAATTACAATAATGTAATAAAATTCATAAGATTAGTGAGTGAAAAATATACTTTAAATATAGGGAAAAGACATATAACTTTATCAACTTGTGGTATTGTTCCCAAAATTAAAGATTTAGCTGATGAAGAAACTCAAATTACTTTGGCAATTTCTCTTCATGCACCAACAGATTTTATAAGAAAACAGAGTATGCCTATTGCTAACAAATACTCTATAAAAGAACTTATAGATATTTGCAATTATTATATAGAAAAGACAGGAAGAAGAATAACCTTCGAATATGCACTAATTAAGAACTTTAATGATAGGGATATACATGCAGAGGAACTTTCTAAAATATTAAAAGGACTATTGTGTCATGTAAATCTTATACCTGTAAATGAAGTAAAAGAGAAAAATTATGAAAGATCAGACAATGATAGTATAGAAAAATTTAAAAATATATTAGAAAAAAATAAGATACAGGTTACTATAAGAAGAGAGATGGGATCAGATATAAATGCAGCTTGTGGGCAACTTAGACGAAGTTATTTAGAAAAAGAAATTTGA
- the rsmB gene encoding 16S rRNA (cytosine(967)-C(5))-methyltransferase RsmB: MSTNTRKVAVDIINEVLYKNAYSNLALNLQLKRYNFDERDRALITEIIYGTIKHKYTIDRILSSFLREGIESIDKFVLTLLRISIYQFKYLSKVPDFAIVNEAVEICKGYSTIKNSKIVNGVLRNFLRKGEPKFKFKNEEEKLAYEFSYPTWMVKLFLKQYGKENALKILKGLNERPSITVRVNPLMGDYEEVFEAMEKEGYEVSECDICPEGINIKRGSSIELNKLFKEGYITVQDESAMIVATLMELSDRLTVLDTCSAPGGKTTHIAELMNNNGEILACDIHEHKLKLIRDNASRLNIDIIKPEIRNAEEFYSEFEEKFHRVLVDAPCSGLGIIRKKPEIKWNKSEKDLKNLHSIQYKILNNSVRYVKKGGSLIYSTCTLNKDENEKVIKELLNDNPEFKVDKIYLGKVENIIYHEEGYITILPNENMDGFFMCKIKRQ, from the coding sequence ATGAGTACAAATACAAGAAAAGTAGCAGTAGATATTATAAATGAAGTTTTATATAAAAATGCTTATTCTAATCTAGCTTTAAATTTACAATTAAAAAGATATAATTTTGATGAAAGAGATAGGGCGCTTATTACAGAAATTATATACGGAACTATAAAGCATAAGTACACTATTGATAGAATTCTATCCTCTTTTTTAAGAGAAGGAATAGAGAGTATAGATAAATTTGTTCTTACTTTACTTAGAATTTCTATTTATCAATTTAAATATTTAAGCAAGGTACCGGATTTTGCCATAGTTAATGAAGCTGTAGAAATATGTAAAGGATATAGTACTATAAAAAATTCTAAAATAGTAAATGGTGTTTTAAGAAATTTCTTAAGAAAAGGTGAGCCTAAATTTAAGTTTAAAAATGAGGAAGAAAAACTAGCTTATGAATTTTCTTATCCTACTTGGATGGTAAAATTATTTTTAAAACAATATGGAAAAGAAAATGCTCTAAAAATTTTAAAAGGCTTAAATGAAAGACCTAGTATTACTGTTAGAGTTAATCCACTTATGGGGGATTATGAGGAAGTTTTTGAAGCAATGGAAAAGGAAGGTTATGAAGTTTCAGAATGTGATATATGTCCTGAAGGAATAAATATTAAAAGAGGAAGTAGTATAGAGTTAAATAAATTATTTAAGGAAGGATATATTACAGTGCAAGATGAAAGTGCTATGATAGTTGCAACTCTAATGGAACTTTCGGATAGGCTTACTGTACTTGATACTTGTAGTGCTCCAGGAGGAAAAACTACACATATTGCAGAACTTATGAATAATAATGGTGAAATATTAGCTTGTGATATACACGAACATAAATTAAAATTAATAAGAGATAATGCTAGTAGGCTTAATATTGATATTATAAAACCAGAAATTAGAAATGCAGAAGAATTTTATTCTGAATTTGAGGAAAAGTTTCATAGAGTTTTAGTAGATGCCCCTTGTTCTGGCTTGGGCATAATAAGAAAAAAACCAGAGATAAAATGGAATAAATCAGAGAAGGATTTAAAGAACTTACACTCTATACAATATAAGATACTTAACAATTCAGTTAGGTATGTTAAAAAGGGAGGAAGTTTAATTTATTCCACTTGTACTTTAAATAAGGATGAAAATGAGAAAGTTATAAAAGAACTTTTGAACGATAATCCAGAATTTAAAGTAGATAAAATTTATTTAGGAAAGGTAGAAAATATTATATATCATGAAGAAGGATATATAACTATACTACCTAATGAAAATATGGATGGATTTTTTATGTGTAAAATTAAAAGACAGTAG
- a CDS encoding zinc metallopeptidase, which yields MLYFDSTMIILIPALLISMYAQFKVQNTFQRYSRVFSKRGITGGEVARRLLDEAGLSHIPVELIQGKLTDHYDPVNKVMRLSNDVYYGNSVASIGVAAHETGHAIQHKENYAPLNIRNSIVPVVNISSSASWLLFFVGMIFSIPKLTTLGILLFSAVVLFQIITLPVEFNASARAIKILNSRSILDSEEIYGAKKVLQAAALTYVAAAITAISQLLRLIALNNRNRD from the coding sequence ATGCTTTATTTTGATAGTACTATGATAATATTAATTCCAGCATTGCTAATTTCAATGTATGCTCAATTTAAAGTTCAAAATACCTTTCAACGTTACTCTAGAGTATTTAGTAAAAGGGGGATAACTGGTGGAGAAGTTGCGAGGAGACTTTTAGATGAAGCTGGACTTTCACATATACCAGTAGAATTAATACAAGGGAAATTAACAGATCATTATGATCCTGTAAATAAGGTTATGAGACTTTCTAATGATGTTTATTATGGAAATTCCGTAGCATCTATTGGTGTAGCCGCCCATGAGACAGGTCACGCTATTCAACATAAAGAAAATTATGCTCCACTTAACATAAGAAATTCTATTGTACCAGTCGTTAATATAAGTTCTAGTGCTTCTTGGCTTTTATTCTTCGTAGGAATGATCTTTAGTATACCGAAGTTAACAACTTTAGGTATATTACTATTCTCTGCAGTAGTATTATTTCAAATAATAACTTTACCTGTAGAGTTTAATGCATCTGCAAGGGCTATTAAGATACTTAATAGTAGATCTATACTAGATAGTGAAGAAATTTATGGAGCTAAGAAAGTTCTACAGGCAGCCGCACTTACTTATGTAGCTGCAGCTATAACAGCAATTTCTCAATTATTAAGATTGATTGCTTTAAATAACAGAAATAGAGATTAA
- the fmt gene encoding methionyl-tRNA formyltransferase, producing MKIVFMGTPDFAVPSLKALLDNFDVKAVLTQPDKPKGRGKKLSISPVKELALQYNIPVYQPVKLKNDEDVKKVLKDIEPDFMVVVAFGQILTKEILDIPKYGCINLHGSLLPKYRGAAPINWSIINGEKVTGNTTMLMNEGLDTGDMLLKDEVEISDTSTAGEIHDILMERGAKLLIETIDKLLKCEIKPIPQKDTSTMYASMLNKDMARINWEKSAREINLFIRGLNPWPIAYTHYEDKIMKIYEAEIINKDIQEPFGTILKVTEKGIEVACGEGVLLIKKIQFPGKKSMEVGEYIKGNNINVNTVLGD from the coding sequence ATGAAAATAGTTTTTATGGGCACTCCAGATTTTGCAGTTCCTTCTCTAAAGGCTTTATTAGACAATTTTGATGTAAAAGCTGTTTTAACTCAACCAGATAAGCCTAAAGGAAGAGGGAAAAAATTATCAATTAGTCCCGTGAAGGAATTAGCTTTACAGTACAATATTCCCGTTTACCAACCTGTAAAGTTAAAAAATGATGAGGATGTAAAGAAAGTATTAAAGGATATAGAGCCAGATTTTATGGTGGTAGTAGCTTTTGGACAGATTTTAACAAAGGAGATATTGGATATACCTAAATATGGATGTATAAACTTACATGGTTCTCTTTTGCCTAAGTATAGAGGTGCTGCACCTATTAATTGGTCTATAATTAATGGTGAAAAAGTAACAGGAAATACTACTATGCTTATGAATGAGGGTCTAGATACTGGCGATATGTTATTAAAGGATGAAGTTGAGATATCTGATACTAGTACTGCTGGTGAAATTCATGATATACTCATGGAAAGAGGTGCAAAATTACTTATAGAAACAATAGATAAACTTTTAAAATGTGAGATAAAGCCTATTCCACAAAAGGATACAAGCACAATGTATGCATCTATGCTTAATAAGGATATGGCTCGAATAAATTGGGAAAAAAGTGCAAGGGAAATAAATCTATTTATAAGGGGACTTAATCCTTGGCCTATAGCGTACACACATTATGAAGATAAGATTATGAAAATATATGAAGCAGAAATTATAAACAAGGATATACAAGAACCCTTTGGTACTATATTAAAAGTAACTGAGAAAGGAATTGAGGTTGCTTGTGGAGAAGGGGTATTGTTAATAAAAAAAATACAATTTCCAGGTAAGAAATCTATGGAAGTTGGGGAGTATATAAAGGGAAACAATATTAATGTTAACACAGTATTAGGAGATTAA
- the def gene encoding peptide deformylase has product MALRNLRINGDEILRKRCKEVTNIDDRTLSLIEDMKETMYKENGVGLAAPQVGILKRIIVIDVGEGCFALINPEILETKGEYVDIEGCLSIPGNQGEVRRPEYVKVKGLNEKGQEVILEGSGLLARAFCHEIDHLDGILFIDKIIKGEKN; this is encoded by the coding sequence ATGGCACTTAGAAATTTAAGAATTAATGGAGATGAAATTCTAAGAAAGAGATGTAAGGAAGTTACTAATATAGATGATAGAACCTTAAGTTTAATAGAGGATATGAAAGAAACTATGTATAAGGAGAATGGTGTAGGACTTGCTGCACCCCAAGTAGGTATATTAAAAAGAATAATTGTTATAGATGTAGGCGAAGGATGTTTTGCGCTTATAAACCCTGAAATCCTAGAAACTAAGGGTGAGTATGTAGATATAGAAGGTTGTCTAAGCATACCAGGTAACCAAGGAGAGGTAAGAAGACCTGAATATGTTAAGGTTAAGGGCCTAAATGAAAAAGGGCAAGAAGTAATATTAGAAGGTAGTGGTCTGCTTGCAAGAGCTTTTTGTCATGAGATAGATCATTTAGATGGAATTTTATTTATTGATAAAATTATTAAAGGAGAGAAAAATTAG